In Nitratiruptor sp. YY09-18, a single window of DNA contains:
- the flgG gene encoding flagellar basal-body rod protein FlgG: MIRALWTSASGMSAQQTNLDVVSHNIANVNTVGFKESRANFEDLIYQNVKDPGVVSADGNRVPSGIQIGLGVRVSDVSKVFSQGSIKTTQRDLDVAIEGRGFFKIELPDGGEAYTRAGNFQIDPEGYLVTPEGYKLIPNIQINSPETLVSLSISPNGKVTAVRNEGGEQTVEELGDIKLYRFINPSGLKALGQNLFIETDGSGEAVEGDPNTDGFGKLAQGFLESSNVNIVEEMVNLIVAQRAYEMNSKGITTADEMLRTVANLKS, encoded by the coding sequence ATGATTAGAGCACTTTGGACTTCGGCATCTGGAATGAGTGCACAGCAGACAAATCTTGATGTTGTATCACATAATATTGCAAATGTAAATACCGTAGGCTTCAAAGAGAGTAGAGCAAATTTTGAAGATCTCATCTATCAAAATGTTAAAGACCCAGGTGTCGTGAGCGCTGATGGTAATAGAGTCCCTTCAGGTATTCAAATAGGCTTGGGTGTGCGAGTAAGTGATGTAAGCAAGGTTTTCTCGCAAGGAAGCATCAAGACGACACAAAGAGATCTCGATGTTGCGATAGAGGGGAGGGGCTTTTTCAAAATTGAACTGCCAGATGGCGGTGAAGCCTATACAAGAGCGGGAAATTTCCAAATTGACCCTGAAGGGTATCTTGTCACACCAGAAGGGTATAAGCTCATTCCAAATATTCAAATCAACTCTCCTGAAACCCTTGTCAGCCTCTCGATAAGCCCTAATGGTAAAGTAACAGCTGTACGCAATGAGGGAGGTGAGCAGACCGTTGAAGAGCTTGGAGATATCAAACTCTATCGCTTTATTAACCCTTCGGGACTCAAAGCTTTGGGACAAAATCTCTTCATAGAGACTGATGGAAGCGGTGAAGCTGTTGAGGGTGATCCGAATACTGATGGATTTGGAAAGCTTGCGCAAGGATTTTTGGAAAGTTCAAATGTCAATATTGTAGAAGAGATGGTGAATTTGATAGTTGCGCAAAGAGCGTATGAGATGAATTCAAAAGGAATAACAACTGCAGATGAGATGCTCCGTACTGTGGCAAATCTCAAGTCGTAA
- the flgA gene encoding flagellar basal body P-ring formation chaperone FlgA gives MLIALSLMGDTKVVLKESIVVKKDIHLFDIATIESDDIRVKEYLANLPIGHTATADGKISKSEVVSTLAESLINPAKVHIVGDAVSIIAASPLTKEQLVRMVEEYVKQHYKDVTIKRIHVTLDKPVQNWRIKITPSSQSFSHIYLNIDIYTDNKKLLTKRASVTIERYGKAYVALHDIPRGSPITAQDVEAKRVRLTNSAITLPKSVVGSLAATNIKAGRIIKSSMIKPDYPVKRHKNVKIIYERGPIQIELLGLALQDGAIGEIVKVKNLSSNKVIQCKVLKPGVVQFVY, from the coding sequence ATGCTAATAGCTCTATCGCTTATGGGTGATACGAAGGTGGTATTAAAAGAGAGTATAGTTGTAAAAAAAGATATTCACCTTTTTGATATCGCTACCATTGAGAGTGATGATATTAGAGTAAAAGAGTATTTAGCAAACTTACCTATAGGCCATACAGCAACTGCGGACGGAAAAATAAGTAAAAGTGAAGTAGTGTCTACTTTGGCTGAGTCTCTCATCAATCCCGCTAAAGTTCATATAGTTGGGGATGCTGTGAGCATCATTGCTGCCTCACCCCTTACAAAAGAGCAATTGGTAAGAATGGTAGAAGAGTATGTGAAGCAGCACTATAAAGATGTTACAATAAAGCGTATTCATGTCACTCTTGATAAGCCTGTGCAAAACTGGCGCATAAAAATAACTCCTTCAAGCCAATCTTTTAGCCATATCTATTTAAATATAGATATTTACACCGATAATAAGAAATTGCTTACAAAAAGAGCGAGCGTAACGATAGAGCGCTATGGCAAGGCATATGTGGCTTTGCACGATATCCCTCGAGGCTCTCCTATAACTGCGCAAGATGTAGAGGCTAAAAGAGTGCGTCTGACAAATTCTGCTATCACACTGCCAAAAAGTGTAGTGGGATCTCTTGCTGCAACCAACATAAAAGCTGGCCGCATCATCAAATCTTCTATGATCAAACCAGACTATCCAGTCAAAAGGCATAAAAATGTCAAGATTATATATGAGCGTGGGCCTATCCAAATAGAGCTTCTTGGTTTGGCGCTTCAAGATGGTGCTATTGGTGAAATAGTGAAAGTCAAAAATCTCTCATCCAATAAGGTTATACAATGCAAGGTTTTAAAACCTGGTGTAGTGCAATTTGTCTATTGA
- a CDS encoding flagellar basal body P-ring protein FlgI has protein sequence MIVRILLFLTLFLSWLQAVQTTIGEVANVVGVRENYITGYGIVVGLQGTGDGTTTKFTLLSIANMLKKMGIYINPKDVKTKNAAAVMVTAKLPPFAKSGMVVDVTVSSIGDAKDIGNGVLIRTPLFGPDHKLYAFAQGPLSTGGGYSESNRGGKIRKNFTTTAIIPNGAIIERNLPYSFASQKYITLTLKNPSFTLAKNIVESINKTFGQELAYAIDAATVRVDFPATLADRVKFVSQILSLPIESVNEPTIVIYERTGTVIMSGDIKLDTPVYISHGNIYVTVKKEPKVSQPAPLSGGKTKVTQNVTTSIKEENGRIFSIKSPTLRDLVKALNDLGISPRDLIAIIEAIKKSGKLHAKIVIM, from the coding sequence ATGATTGTGAGAATACTACTATTTTTGACACTTTTTTTGAGCTGGCTCCAAGCGGTACAGACTACAATTGGTGAAGTAGCAAATGTTGTGGGAGTGAGGGAGAACTATATCACTGGCTATGGCATAGTGGTGGGCTTGCAAGGAACAGGTGATGGCACTACCACAAAGTTTACACTTTTAAGCATTGCGAATATGCTCAAAAAGATGGGAATTTATATCAATCCTAAAGATGTAAAGACCAAAAATGCTGCAGCTGTGATGGTCACTGCAAAACTGCCTCCGTTTGCAAAGAGCGGGATGGTTGTAGATGTAACGGTATCTAGCATAGGTGATGCCAAAGATATCGGCAATGGCGTGCTTATACGCACACCTCTTTTTGGTCCAGACCACAAGCTCTATGCTTTTGCCCAAGGGCCTCTCTCAACTGGTGGAGGATACAGTGAATCAAATCGTGGTGGGAAGATACGCAAGAACTTCACAACAACAGCAATCATACCAAATGGTGCGATAATCGAGCGCAATCTCCCATATAGCTTTGCTTCACAAAAATATATCACTCTTACACTCAAAAACCCATCTTTTACACTCGCTAAAAATATTGTAGAGTCAATCAATAAAACTTTTGGACAAGAGCTTGCTTATGCCATAGATGCAGCTACTGTGCGAGTAGATTTTCCAGCTACACTGGCTGATAGAGTGAAATTTGTCTCACAGATTCTCTCTTTGCCAATCGAAAGCGTCAATGAGCCAACTATTGTGATATACGAGCGTACTGGCACGGTGATCATGAGTGGTGATATAAAGCTTGATACACCTGTGTATATCTCACATGGCAATATCTATGTCACAGTCAAAAAAGAGCCAAAAGTCTCACAACCTGCACCACTCAGTGGGGGTAAGACGAAGGTGACTCAGAATGTTACAACTTCAATTAAAGAAGAAAATGGTAGAATTTTTTCAATCAAATCTCCGACTTTACGGGATTTGGTAAAAGCACTTAATGATTTAGGAATCTCCCCCAGAGACTTAATAGCAATAATCGAAGCAATAAAAAAATCTGGCAAACTCCATGCTAAGATCGTGATAATGTAG
- the fliN gene encoding flagellar motor switch protein FliN, with product MSEEQKDLSPDELMAQQFGDLANEDEEKSEEASVSNEESTNPDELMAQQFAQESYSTDNGSDQFGNYEKSENSKLSMLLDIPLEITVEIGSTTMPIEDILKLNPNSIIELDRYINEPIDLKVNGRVIAKGELYTVKNNFGIRITHIITPEDRLKILDM from the coding sequence ATGAGTGAAGAGCAAAAAGATCTCAGTCCTGACGAGTTGATGGCACAGCAGTTTGGTGATCTCGCCAATGAGGATGAAGAGAAGAGCGAGGAGGCAAGTGTCTCTAATGAAGAGAGTACAAATCCAGATGAGCTCATGGCACAGCAGTTTGCGCAAGAGAGCTACAGCACAGATAATGGAAGTGACCAGTTTGGCAACTACGAAAAGAGCGAAAACTCCAAGCTCTCAATGCTTTTAGATATTCCACTTGAAATCACTGTAGAGATTGGATCGACTACGATGCCTATAGAGGATATCCTCAAGCTTAATCCAAACAGCATCATAGAACTTGATCGCTATATCAATGAGCCAATAGATCTCAAAGTCAACGGCAGAGTCATTGCAAAAGGGGAACTTTATACTGTCAAGAACAATTTTGGTATACGTATTACGCATATCATCACCCCTGAAGATAGATTAAAAATTTTGGATATGTGA
- the flhA gene encoding flagellar biosynthesis protein FlhA yields MTAKVESIFSKINEHSDAIIIVLILAILGSMVLPVPPFLLDILLTTSITLSLVMLMATVYINNPLKISAFPSLLLIATLFRLSLNVATTRRILLHGHEGPDAAGKLIESFGQFVVGGNYVVGIIVFIVLVTINFIVITKGTERISEVGARFTLDAMPGKQMAIDADLNAGLIDEEEAKRRREEIAKEADFYGAMDGASKFIRGDAVAGIIITLINIIGGIAIGMFQHGMDIATATANFTLLTVGDGLVSQIPSLITSTAAGLMVTRAVSTENLGKEIFSQLTSYPKALYMTAGALAIMAIVPGMPFVPFMILASMLAITGYMMQLDLQKREILEAEEKAKEIINQSAEEEEEDFVVQPETISFEIGYGLIPLVDDSQGGEIVKRIKSLRKQLSKELGIIIPLIHIKDNLELESGEYRILIRGIEVARGVVSPGKLLAIDTGNTRGKIEGIETTEPTFGLKAYWIDESQKDKAKMLGFTVVDVPTVIITHLSEVLKSHAYEILGRSETKELVDALAKKYPIVKDLVPEQVPYSTLHRVLQNLLKEHIPIKDLLTIIETLADNITKTTDNDILTEFVREGLARLITSIYAKDGVLYALTLGAKSEEYLYEKIKEYNGNLPPIDPAKLQNFIMQINANIEKFVIEQRQPVLLTSSNVRRFIRKLLEPYLPNVVVLSYNEIEPKTKLNVIAKVELDGNS; encoded by the coding sequence ATGACGGCAAAAGTGGAATCTATATTTTCTAAAATCAATGAGCATAGTGATGCTATAATCATTGTTCTCATTTTAGCCATCCTTGGCTCTATGGTACTTCCCGTACCACCATTTTTACTTGATATTTTACTCACTACCAGTATTACACTTTCTCTTGTCATGCTCATGGCAACGGTCTATATCAACAATCCTCTTAAAATTTCAGCATTTCCATCACTTTTGCTCATTGCAACACTCTTTCGTCTCTCACTCAATGTTGCTACTACGAGGCGTATTCTCTTGCACGGACATGAGGGGCCAGATGCAGCAGGAAAACTTATTGAGAGTTTTGGGCAGTTTGTAGTTGGTGGTAACTATGTGGTAGGTATCATAGTCTTTATTGTTTTGGTTACTATCAACTTTATAGTCATTACCAAAGGTACAGAGCGCATCAGTGAAGTGGGGGCCAGATTTACGCTCGATGCGATGCCAGGGAAACAGATGGCAATCGATGCTGATCTCAATGCTGGACTTATCGATGAAGAGGAGGCCAAAAGAAGGCGCGAAGAGATAGCAAAAGAGGCTGACTTTTACGGGGCTATGGATGGTGCGAGTAAATTTATCCGTGGTGATGCTGTGGCTGGGATTATTATTACCCTTATCAATATCATAGGCGGTATTGCGATAGGGATGTTCCAGCACGGTATGGATATCGCAACTGCTACCGCAAACTTTACACTCCTTACTGTAGGTGATGGGCTTGTGAGCCAGATACCGTCCCTCATCACCTCTACTGCTGCCGGTTTAATGGTAACGCGTGCGGTATCTACTGAAAATCTTGGCAAAGAGATCTTTTCGCAACTTACATCCTATCCTAAAGCTTTGTATATGACTGCAGGGGCATTGGCCATTATGGCGATAGTACCTGGTATGCCTTTTGTTCCGTTTATGATTCTCGCTTCTATGCTTGCGATCACCGGCTATATGATGCAGCTTGATCTGCAAAAAAGAGAGATACTTGAAGCAGAAGAGAAAGCAAAAGAGATTATTAATCAAAGCGCTGAAGAGGAAGAGGAGGATTTTGTCGTCCAGCCAGAGACTATATCTTTTGAGATTGGCTATGGTCTCATTCCATTGGTAGACGATAGCCAGGGTGGAGAGATAGTTAAGAGAATCAAGTCACTTAGAAAGCAGCTCAGTAAAGAGCTGGGAATCATCATCCCACTCATTCATATCAAAGACAATCTCGAACTTGAAAGTGGTGAGTATCGCATACTCATACGTGGAATCGAAGTTGCTAGGGGAGTTGTAAGTCCAGGGAAACTTCTTGCAATCGATACAGGAAACACCAGAGGCAAAATTGAAGGTATTGAGACTACTGAGCCAACCTTTGGACTCAAAGCCTACTGGATAGATGAATCGCAAAAAGATAAAGCCAAAATGCTAGGCTTCACAGTGGTGGATGTGCCAACAGTTATCATCACACACCTCTCAGAGGTGCTCAAATCCCATGCATATGAGATTCTGGGCAGAAGTGAGACAAAAGAGCTTGTAGATGCGCTTGCGAAAAAGTATCCAATCGTCAAAGATCTTGTACCAGAGCAAGTACCATACTCTACCTTGCATCGGGTATTGCAAAATCTTCTCAAAGAGCATATTCCTATCAAAGATCTTCTCACTATCATTGAGACTTTGGCAGATAACATTACCAAGACCACAGATAATGATATCTTGACTGAATTTGTGCGCGAAGGTCTTGCAAGGCTCATTACTTCGATCTATGCAAAGGATGGAGTGCTCTATGCTCTTACACTTGGTGCGAAAAGCGAAGAGTATCTTTATGAAAAGATCAAAGAGTACAATGGTAATCTGCCGCCAATTGATCCAGCGAAACTGCAAAACTTTATCATGCAGATAAATGCAAATATCGAAAAGTTTGTTATTGAGCAGCGCCAGCCTGTGCTTTTGACTTCATCAAATGTACGCAGGTTTATACGAAAACTTTTAGAGCCATATTTGCCAAATGTTGTAGTGCTTTCTTATAACGAGATAGAGCCAAAAACGAAGCTCAATGTGATAGCTAAGGTAGAGTTAGATGGAAATAGTTAA
- a CDS encoding flagellar hook-basal body protein, with protein MALQLQAMYVLATGGSRAMEKLDETTNNLANVNTEGFKKVLIKEMSQRLTENSGDANHLFVFPRFERSLVDLEQGALKETKRALDVALDGKGFLVVANNNAQLLTRSGHLFLTPNGELIDRNGNAVLSTQNKPIILDPQKDLQIAKDGKIYQDGEEVAQLRLVDTSDVEPVGDTYYRAKTALTSANAKIEQGYLEQSNVNPMLEITSLIEAQRRFEIYSNIIKNLDQLTQKTNEIGKA; from the coding sequence ATGGCATTACAACTTCAAGCAATGTATGTACTAGCAACTGGAGGCTCTAGGGCTATGGAGAAGCTCGATGAGACCACGAACAACTTGGCAAATGTCAATACTGAAGGTTTTAAGAAAGTGCTCATCAAAGAGATGAGTCAAAGACTTACCGAAAACAGTGGTGATGCCAACCACCTCTTTGTATTTCCACGCTTTGAGCGCTCACTCGTTGATCTTGAACAAGGAGCCTTAAAAGAGACTAAAAGAGCTCTTGATGTTGCTCTTGATGGTAAAGGATTTTTGGTCGTTGCAAACAATAATGCGCAGCTCTTGACACGAAGTGGGCACCTCTTTTTGACTCCAAATGGAGAGCTTATCGATCGCAATGGCAATGCAGTGTTGAGCACGCAAAATAAACCAATCATACTCGATCCCCAAAAGGATCTCCAAATTGCAAAAGATGGCAAGATATATCAAGATGGTGAAGAGGTAGCTCAGCTACGTCTTGTAGATACAAGCGATGTAGAGCCTGTTGGAGATACTTATTACAGAGCCAAAACTGCACTTACAAGTGCAAATGCCAAAATAGAGCAAGGATATCTTGAGCAAAGCAATGTCAATCCAATGCTGGAGATAACCTCACTCATAGAAGCACAGCGAAGATTTGAGATATACAGTAATATTATTAAAAATCTTGACCAGCTCACACAAAAAACCAATGAAATAGGCAAGGCGTAA
- a CDS encoding flagellar basal body L-ring protein FlgH produces the protein MQGFKTWCSAICLLMLFSGCVQKEYKAPKPPTIAQEQIQKPKYKAPGSLYNGYDNLFSDAKAYNVGDIITIVVNENIKGAGTTNTKSTRSNSMDLSFPAPTVMDKKLPKKETLFGLKQSSTNTFKGQGGTNRSAKLLAKITARVVKVYPNGNLYIVGKKYVTINNDTQYIKISGIVNPQYVNADNTIDSSKVADMYVEYNGKGFMNTTQRPGWLAQILMKIWPF, from the coding sequence ATGCAAGGTTTTAAAACCTGGTGTAGTGCAATTTGTCTATTGATGCTCTTTAGTGGATGTGTACAAAAGGAGTATAAAGCACCAAAGCCACCGACTATTGCACAAGAACAGATACAAAAACCAAAATATAAAGCACCAGGATCGCTCTATAATGGCTATGATAATCTCTTTAGCGATGCAAAAGCCTATAATGTAGGGGATATTATTACAATTGTTGTTAATGAAAATATCAAAGGTGCAGGAACTACCAATACAAAAAGCACAAGAAGCAACTCCATGGATCTCTCTTTTCCAGCACCTACTGTTATGGATAAAAAACTGCCAAAGAAAGAGACTCTCTTTGGCCTCAAGCAATCTTCTACTAACACCTTCAAGGGACAGGGAGGTACCAATCGTAGCGCCAAACTCTTAGCAAAAATTACTGCACGAGTGGTCAAAGTCTATCCAAATGGCAATCTCTATATCGTTGGGAAAAAGTATGTAACGATCAATAACGACACGCAATATATAAAGATTTCAGGGATTGTCAACCCACAATATGTCAATGCTGACAATACGATCGATTCATCAAAAGTTGCAGATATGTATGTAGAGTATAACGGAAAAGGGTTTATGAATACCACCCAGCGACCTGGCTGGCTGGCACAAATATTGATGAAAATATGGCCATTTTAG
- a CDS encoding flagellar motor switch protein FliM, with translation MSEQEFLSQEEIDALLGDDTAPQEQETTSDLQPFDFSQLESIKKGGLPGLDLIFERWVKVFRDEIRKIMPKINMVSKESIYITRFNTFMFKIPMPSSYTLFTMKPLKDTALLVVDSRLVFTIISVMFGGPAKPFKVEGREFTKLETYVIKDFIDLALQTFEDTFSNVYQIQIEKKSTELNPALAKITSGNEKVVISEAIIDIDGFEAPIYFCFPQGMFLPIKDVIYSEFSGEVDEVWKEKLAQLVNETDVTVALELAKKTYFMKEIIEWEVGSELMLDVSKEDPVKLIVGDKEKFICRLGKVRDKYAALLKQEVVKEDEDE, from the coding sequence ATGTCTGAACAAGAGTTCTTATCTCAAGAAGAGATCGACGCTCTCCTTGGTGACGATACTGCACCACAAGAGCAAGAGACTACTTCAGATCTCCAGCCTTTCGATTTTAGTCAACTAGAATCGATCAAAAAGGGAGGCCTTCCTGGTCTGGATTTGATCTTTGAACGCTGGGTGAAAGTGTTTAGAGATGAGATCCGCAAAATTATGCCAAAAATCAATATGGTCTCCAAAGAGAGCATCTATATCACCCGTTTTAATACTTTTATGTTCAAAATCCCTATGCCATCAAGCTACACCCTCTTTACCATGAAGCCTCTCAAAGATACAGCTTTGCTCGTTGTCGATTCCCGCTTGGTCTTTACAATCATTAGTGTCATGTTTGGAGGCCCTGCAAAACCTTTTAAAGTTGAGGGACGAGAATTTACAAAGCTTGAGACCTATGTGATAAAAGATTTTATCGATTTGGCACTGCAGACTTTCGAAGATACTTTCAGCAATGTCTATCAGATCCAGATCGAGAAGAAGAGCACAGAGCTCAATCCTGCATTAGCCAAGATTACAAGCGGGAATGAGAAGGTTGTTATCAGTGAGGCGATCATCGATATCGATGGATTTGAGGCACCTATATACTTTTGTTTCCCGCAAGGGATGTTTTTGCCAATTAAAGATGTGATCTATAGTGAGTTTTCAGGGGAGGTTGATGAAGTCTGGAAAGAAAAACTCGCACAGCTTGTGAATGAGACAGATGTGACTGTTGCACTTGAGCTAGCAAAAAAAACCTACTTTATGAAAGAGATCATTGAGTGGGAAGTAGGTTCAGAGTTAATGCTCGATGTGAGCAAAGAGGATCCTGTGAAACTCATAGTAGGAGATAAAGAGAAGTTTATCTGTAGGCTTGGAAAAGTTCGTGACAAATATGCTGCACTTCTCAAGCAAGAAGTGGTAAAGGAAGATGAAGATGAGTGA
- a CDS encoding rod-binding protein: MKIDTYWDLNALSQIKSKADAAKAFEEEFLHILLKEVRKGLEKDSTLFGHDFSAKMYWDMFDMQIAKAISDSDQLGIKEYIQNALNIYEEKSK; the protein is encoded by the coding sequence ATGAAGATAGATACATATTGGGATCTCAACGCTCTTTCGCAAATCAAATCGAAAGCTGACGCGGCAAAGGCTTTTGAAGAGGAGTTTTTGCATATATTATTAAAAGAGGTGCGAAAGGGTTTGGAAAAAGATTCCACACTCTTTGGTCACGATTTTTCAGCAAAGATGTATTGGGATATGTTTGATATGCAAATAGCTAAAGCTATCAGTGATAGTGATCAGCTAGGCATCAAAGAGTATATTCAAAATGCTCTCAACATCTATGAAGAGAAGAGTAAATGA